One Methylocapsa sp. D3K7 DNA window includes the following coding sequences:
- a CDS encoding antibiotic biosynthesis monooxygenase, which produces MVKVALFVRLEAKPGKEAEVEAFLKSGLAIVEEEPATIAWFAIRLGPSTFGIFDAFPDEAGRQAHLSGQVAAALMAKAPELLATSPVIEKADVLASKLPQKAPGFLSKLFG; this is translated from the coding sequence ATGGTCAAAGTTGCACTGTTCGTAAGGCTTGAAGCGAAACCCGGAAAGGAAGCCGAAGTCGAAGCTTTTCTCAAGAGCGGTCTCGCCATCGTCGAGGAAGAGCCGGCAACGATCGCATGGTTTGCCATTCGTCTCGGTCCATCGACGTTTGGTATATTTGATGCTTTCCCTGACGAGGCAGGCCGCCAAGCGCATCTTTCCGGGCAAGTCGCCGCGGCGCTGATGGCGAAGGCGCCCGAACTACTGGCGACATCTCCCGTCATCGAAAAAGCCGATGTTCTGGCGAGCAAGCTTCCCCAAAAGGCGCCGGGATTTTTAAGCAAGCTTTTTGGCTAG
- the amoC gene encoding bacterial ammonia monooxygenase, subunit AmoC: MSLVTGTARTGEAAAVAEAPLLDGRPVILGTLAICTFYVGVRIYEQVFGWYAGLDSFAPEFTTYWMTILYIEEPVELISFLALVGWMWKTRDRDIASVQPREEMRRIFNLLCWILVYGVAIYWGASYFTEQDGTWHMTVIRDTDFTPSHIIEFYMSYPMYIVIGVGGFMYARTRLPTFALKGWSVAYVLLFVGPFMIFPNVGLNEWGHTFWFMEELFVAPLHWMFVFFGWFSLAVFGVALQILGRVGELCKGYEDLLGVEPAE; this comes from the coding sequence ATGAGCTTAGTAACTGGAACTGCGCGGACCGGCGAGGCTGCGGCCGTCGCCGAGGCGCCGCTTCTCGACGGGAGACCTGTAATTCTCGGCACGCTCGCGATCTGCACCTTCTATGTGGGCGTGCGCATCTATGAGCAGGTTTTTGGCTGGTACGCCGGGCTCGATTCTTTCGCGCCCGAGTTCACCACCTACTGGATGACCATCCTCTACATCGAGGAACCGGTCGAATTGATCTCCTTCCTCGCCCTCGTGGGCTGGATGTGGAAGACCCGCGACAGGGACATCGCAAGTGTCCAGCCGCGCGAAGAAATGCGCCGTATCTTCAATCTGTTGTGCTGGATTCTCGTCTATGGCGTGGCGATTTACTGGGGCGCCAGCTACTTCACCGAGCAGGACGGCACCTGGCATATGACCGTCATCCGTGACACCGACTTCACGCCAAGCCATATCATCGAGTTCTATATGAGCTATCCGATGTATATCGTCATCGGCGTGGGCGGCTTCATGTATGCGCGGACCCGGCTCCCGACCTTCGCGCTCAAGGGCTGGTCGGTTGCTTACGTTCTGCTGTTCGTCGGCCCGTTCATGATCTTCCCGAACGTCGGGCTCAATGAATGGGGCCACACCTTCTGGTTCATGGAGGAACTGTTTGTTGCTCCGCTGCACTGGATGTTTGTGTTCTTTGGCTGGTTCTCGCTTGCGGTGTTCGGCGTTGCCCTGCAGATCCTCGGCCGCGTTGGCGAGCTCTGCAAAGGCTACGAAGACCTGCTCGGTGTCGAACCGGCGGAATAA